A stretch of Macrobrachium rosenbergii isolate ZJJX-2024 chromosome 12, ASM4041242v1, whole genome shotgun sequence DNA encodes these proteins:
- the LOC136844085 gene encoding zinc finger MYM-type protein 1-like has translation MSGKEKGVATRVQEVVQEIAPKAIYVHCYGHLLNLALQDTLQENTVIRNALGVVQSIHNFNTPKRENVLYSVHMPDIDPTPYSPYIKLKSLSETRWSCRWEAVKAVEQQPERILLALIELSKEKDAKTSVDAKSLVKAMLEFQFILGLHTLKVIFSNTNALARYLQGHDVDMMTAKITYDATLETLKKCREEDMFSLIWEKARKNAINMKEIEPYIEELETKKRQKKPSKRLQALSGETPEEPISFTDHQRARIAYYDALDRVLTEMR, from the coding sequence ATGAGTGGCAAAGAGAAAGGTGTGGCTACAAGAGTGCAAGAAGTTGTGCAAGAGATTGCACCCAAGGCCATCTATGTCCACTGTTATGGGCACTTACTCAACCTTGCACTACAGGATACATTGCAGGAAAATACTGTCATCAGGAATGCTCTTGGAGTTGTCCAGTCCATCCACAACTTCAATACACCTAAGCGAGAGAATGTTCTCTATTCTGTACACATGCCAGATATTGACCCAACACCATACAGTCCATACATCAAATTGAAGTCTCTAAGTGAGACACGTTGGTCCTGTAGATGGGAGGCTGTGAAAGCTGTAGAGCAACAACCTGAAAGAATTCTACTTGCTCTAATAGAGTTGTCTAAGGAAAAAGATGCCAAAACTTCTGTGGATGCAAAGAGTCTTGTCAAAGCTATGCTTGAGTTCCAGTTCATCCTTGGCTTGCACACTTTAAAAGTGATCTTTTCCAACACAAATGCCCTGGCTAGATACCTGCAGGGTCATGATGTTGACATGATGACTGCAAAGATCACTTATGATGCTACACTAGAAACCCTCAAAAAGTGCAGGGAGGAAGATATgttttctctcatttgggaaaaagccagaaaaaatgcaataaacatgaaagaaattGAACCATACATTGAAGAGTTGGAAACTAAAAAGCGCCAAAAGAAACCATCCAAGAGGCTGCAAGCACTCTCAGGAGAAACTCCTGAAGAACCCATCTCCTTTACAGACCATCAAAGAGCCAGGATTGCTTACTATGATGCCTTAGACAGAGTTCTCACTGAAATGAGATGA